GCCAATTTCAGATTATTTAGATAAATTTACACCGAAACTTAAAAGATTTATACCGCATAACTTTTCTATTAAATGTAAAATTGGCTATACTAATTGTCCGTCCTACGATAAGATTTTATGGAAAGTTTTAAATGTAGGGACTGAAGCAGAACGTCGTAATGATATACGTGGTCAAATTCAAGATAACAGAGGCAATGAAATTACAGAGAATTCCAAATTCATTGGTGAACATTATATTGAATGCTATTTGATAAAAAACGGGGTATGCGTTGGTATTGGACATGTAGATGTTCCCATTGGAGGAAGTTGATTTGAGAGAATATAGTTACAGCACAAAAATATTGAAAATGCTATCATTATTAATTCTTTGTATTATAGGAATACTATGCATAATCTATTTTGAAATTAATGAAAATTCTATTGGTTCATCTTTAGGAGGTTTAGTAGCAGGATTTCTGCTTCCATATCTTTTTCCAAGCATTGTTGATTTGACCGATAATAAGAATTGGAAATCGACTCAGCGAAAATTATTAAGAGCTGGTTTAATAAAAAAAGATACAAATATTAGAATTTCTTTTGCTTACTTATACAGAATAAAAATTGATGGTCGATATTTTTTAGTGCAGAATAATAGAACAAAAAAATATCAGCCAGTCGGTGGTGCTTACAAATTCAAAATAGAAGAAGCAAACTATCTAGCAGAACATATTCCAGTTGAGAATGATAATCGAATTCCAGTAGATAAAATCACAGAAAGAGATTATAGATTATTGGTTAAGAGTAAATATTTGAGGAAATTTGTGAAAAGATTTGATAAAACCCCATATAGAGAGAATATAAATGACCTTAGCAGAGAGTTTTTTGAGGAAGTATTTTCAACAAGTATTTTAGATAAAAATGAGTTTGGAGATTTATCGTATAAATATTGTGGAAGACATATGACGAATGTTGAATATGGCAATGTATTTAACCATTATGAGTTACTTTTAGCAGATGTTGTTGAAGTTAGATTAACAGATAATCAAGAGGAGTTATTCAGAAATCTCATAGATAAAGACTCTATTAAATACCGATTTGCAACTTCTGATGAAATTAAGTCTTATGGCGTGGGATATGGAACTGATAAACTAACGGATAATATTGCTAACCACACTCCAAAAATTCTGAGTGAAAATACAGACAAGTTAATACTGAGAAATAGACATGAAAAAGTAATCAAAATAAAAGTTTAATATACAGTGAAATATTAAAGAATTTCTATCCAAGGTTTGTATGAAGAATTTAGATGAAAGAGACAGGCACAAATGTCAAACACATGGAGAAAATAAAAATATGGATAAAAATTTACAGGAAAATTTTTCGTTAGAATAACTGAACCAAGCATTGAGTTGAGTTTATCAAGGTAGTGTAAAATAAGTTGTGTAAACACAAAAAGAAATAAATCATACAACTAAACAAAAATGTCATGCTTGGTATTGTTATTGGTGTTATACTTTTAATATTTTTGCAGGCGCTTATTGCAAATATTACAACACCAAAAGTAGAAATCGTCGAAGATGTCGAATATATCCGCAAATTCCCTAAAGAACATTACAAAATCGATAATCTCAAAGATGACATCATCATCGGAAAATATCACCCTTCTGGTAACTACTATTTCGTAGTTTACAACGAAGATTCAAAGGATTTTGACATCAAAAAAGTTGAAGAGAAAGACTGGGAGCATCAAGAAATTAATCGATATGAAAGATAACGAATTTAAAGAGGTTGGGTAAAAGCGTATAGTGTCTGGCATTGAAAAAACTGATATTATGCGTTTTATTTTGGGGATATTTAATTCATTTATCTTGAAACTTAGTTTTACCCCTCTGGATTATTTATTAGTTGAATAAATAAGATAAGGAAAAAGAAATGCTCAAATCAGATTTGATAAACATTATAACTAAGATAGATAAAGATGATATAAATGAACGTTTGACAGGCAAGTTCTTTTTTTATTAAGATAATTGTAAGTAAAAAAGAACTGAGTATTTTCTGGTAAATTTCAAAAATAAAACCTTGATTTGACGCCATTTCTATCCTGTCCTTCCCGCAAACGTAGGAGAGACCCACTTGTGTTGAGGGCTTATCCCTTTTTAAATGAAAATAATACAAGTAGGACACTTTTAAAAATGATCTACTTTTTTATAAGTATTTTCATTATAAAGTTTAATTTTAAATAATAACTCTATCCCTTTCGTTCTATAATATAGAAGTTTGCTAGCATCACACGTGGAGACGGTAGTCTTGATGTCAAGGGTCAGGGGTTTATTGAGTGTTCAGGATAGATGTCGGGAAATTATAGAAGACACACGAATGCTTGCTGATATGCAACCAAAGATGACAAAAGTCATATAAATATGTCACGTTTGGTTGGTGGAAACAACGCACGCCCTCGGGTAAACTTAGTATAGAAACTACTGAAAGAGGGAGCGAAATGGAAGCGGTAAAAATCGTTTTAATAATTATCCTGATTATTGTCGCCATAGCTAGTATAGCATTCGGGATATATTGGTATCGAAATATTCATTGGTATGACAAATATGAAAAGGCGTTGAAGGAAGTTCATGTTGCTGAAAAGCAGGTCACATTACCGACAGGCAGTAACATCAATTATGGAGAGGTTGAGAATGACAAACCTCCGCTTCTCCTGATTCACGGACAGATGAGCATTTGGGAAGACTATGCGCTTGTCATGCCCGAGCTCAGTAGGAACTGGCATATTTACGCCGTCGATGTATACGGACATGGTGAATCATCACATGATGAAAGCCTCTATTATCTTGATGTGAACGGCGACGATCTGATTTGGTTTATCAACAATGTCATCGGGAAGCCTACAGTTGTTTCAGGGCATTCTAACGGAGCCATCACGGCGGCATATGTTGCGGCATACGGCGGTGAAAACATTGCTGGCGTGGTGCTTGAAGATCCTCCGATATTTTCGACGGAGGGAGAAGGCTGGGAGGACAGCTTTGCCTATAAGGACACGTTTAAGTCTTTGCATGAATACAATAAGTCAGACAAGACGGAGTGCTGGGAAGCTTATTACCTCCGTCACTGTTACTGGGGACAGCTGTTTATGAAAAACGCGATGCCCGGTATTGCAAATTATGCCCAGGGGTATCATGACAAGCATCCTGATAAAGCCGTAAAGATCGGATTCCTTCCTTCTTCCATATGGTCTGTGTTTGAATATGCAAGAGAGTATGATTTTGCATATGGGGAACGGTTTTACGACTTGAGCTGGAATCATGGTTTAAAGCATGAAGATATTCTGTCGGATATTGAAGTTCCTTGTGTGTACATCCATGCAAAAGAACAGGTGGCTTATGACGGAACTTACCTGTGCGCCGCATCGAGTGAACAGGCAGAGCGTGCCGTTTCATACATCGGAGAAAATTGCAGTCTTGTGGAGACAGATACAAGTGATCATGTAATACATACCGTTCATAGCGATTTTTATATCCAGTCAGTTAATTCATTACAGAAATGAGGAATTTGGTTTGCTGAAAGAGAATCTGATTATGCTGCGAAAATTAAAAGACTTTTCGCAGGAGGAAATAGCAGAGAAAATAGATATTTCCCGTCAGGCATATGGAAAATGGGAGAGCGGTGAGACAATACCGGATATAGAGAAGTGCGCCATTCTGGCTGACGTCTACGGGGTCACTATTGACAGTCTGATCCGGGAACATCGTGTAGAGAATACGCCTTTAGCACCGACACCTGCCGGTAAGCATATATTCGGGACAGTCGCAATAAGCGAACGTGGCCAGATCGTGATTCCTAAAGAAGCGCGGGAATTGTTCGGGCTGACCGGCGGATGCAAGCTGGTGATTCTTGGAGATGAGAATGAAGGGTTGGCTTTGATCAGGGCCGACAAATTTGAGACAAAGATAAAAGACTTCCTTGCAAATGCTGGGATGGATACCAACAAGTGAAAAAATATAGATCACAAATGAAAGAGAGCAAGCGCCCTTACGGTTAATCCCAAGGGCAGCTTGCTCTTATTCTGTAATATCGACGCTTACACCGGATTTGAATTCGACCGTAAAGTGGTCGGCGAAAACGGTGACCTTTTCGATGAGATGTCTAACAATCTCCTCGTCGAAGTCTGTGACCTCTGTTGCCTGCTGGCCGATGAAGTCCTGCAGTTCCTTGATCCGCTTCATGGATTCTTCGCGGCTGTTTCTGTCGACGGTAGCTTGCTCCCTTAGCCGTAAGATCTCGTCCGCGATAAGAATATATCTTTGATAAAAACGGAGAAAAGATAAAAATTAAAAGTGGAAACTATAAATCAAGAAAAGTAAATCTAAATGATTGGAACGAACCTGACAAGGCGATTAAGCGTGGAGAGAAACCAAGTGTAATTGCACAGATTAAAAAGTACCAAGAGCAACAGGAAAAATACGAAAAGAAAAAAGAGAGAACAAAAGATAATTATAGGAATTCAAAAAGGGAAGATGTTTTAACTTTATTAGGGGACTTTCAAGCACCGTAGGAAGCTGATATAGAAAAAATACCTAAAAATGATATAATGTTAAGATAGATAAATAAATTTTAAAGCAGTCCAGTAAATTATTTTTGAATAAATTATATAATCTTAGTTTTATATTCAAGATGACGAAATTAAAGAAATTTACTCTAATGCTATGGATATCGGATATAATACTCCAGAGATAAATGGTACGACCAAAATGAAGCACCATATGCGTTGTTTTATAGAGGAAATGATGGAATATATACATATTTCTCGTTGGGTCAAAGCCAGTTTTTTTGTATTATACCGGTAACAAAAAATATACTTGAGGAGTATTCAAATAAAGATGTTAAGTTATTTGAAGTTAAAAAGTAAATGACTACAAGCGTTAAAATATTGTGATGGAATGCTACTAAACTATAAGAATAGATAAATCTAAATTTGTTGAGGAGAGAATATGGATTTTAATAGGATGATTCCTGAATTATCAGTTTTTGATATTGGTCGGACTAAAAAATTTTATAGTGAATTAGGATTTAAAATTGAATATGAACGTTCTGAAGATAAATTTGTTTTCATATCTTTTCAAGATAGTCAGTTTATGTTTGAACAAATTCACGATGATGGTTGGAATATAGGTGAGTTAGTATATCCTTTAGGAAGAGGAATAAATTTTTCAATAGCTGTCGATAATATTGAAGAACTTTATCAATTAGTGAAGAGTTTGAATATAGAATTATACAGAGAACTAACTAGAAACATATATCAAGTTAATGGAATAGAAGAAACGCAAATAGAGTTTTTAATACAAGATCCAAACGGGTATTTGTTAAGATTTACAAATTAACAAATGTCAATTTAGCGAGAAATGATAATTTGAATTTATAGAGAATTATCAAAAAGAGCTAAGAAAGAGTCATTCTACAAAGTTTAAGCTCATTAAAGAATTAGAAGGTCAGTTAATAGAAGCTTTGATAGCTGAAATTCAAATTTATGAAGAGAAGCAGCCTAATGGACAGTGGCTAAAGTCAATTACTTTCAAGTTTCCTATCATAGACGAAGATTTGAATATAGATTTGGACAATAATGAGCAAGTTGAGTGTATAGCGTTGCTTGTGCGAGATGAGGCAACAGCGAAGTAAAAATTGAGTATATTGATATTTCCAGCACCAGATGGAGGGGAAACGATGCATCATATTGAGATTTATGTAAGTAATTTAGAGAACACCAAGGAATTCTATTCTTGGATACTGAGCGTTTTAGGTTTTGAGTTGTTCCAAGTATGGAAAGACGGATTTTCCTATAAAAAGGACGAATTTTATATTGTTTTTGTACAGACAAAAGAAAAGTATCTTAATAACAAATACAATAGATGTAATATTGGCTTAAATCACCTTGCTTTCCGTTGTCAAACTAAGGATAAAATCGATCAAATTCGGAAGAATCTTATTCAGAGAAATATAGTTTTGCTTTATGATGATAAATATCCATATGCCGGTGGTGCTGAACATTATGCAGTCTATTTTGAAGATCCGGATAGGATTAAAATAGAAATTTGCTTGGATGAACTTAAAAATTTTCAGTAATGATCATCAATGCTAAATTTTAGTTTGTAGAGGTAAACCCTTTTAACGATAACCTTATGCTATCGTTAAAAAGAGTTAAATCGTGAAAATCCTCCATCGTAAGCAATTTTACAAACAGCTGGAATTTAAGGAGAGAAAAATGGTTTTAGAAGCGGAAAGATTGATTCTTCGTCCATGGGAAGAAAAAGATGCCCATGATTTATTTCAATATGCCAGTAATCCAGAGGTTGGTCCGATTACAGGTTGGCCAGTACATACTAGTGTTGAAAACAGTAGGGAGATAATAAAAAGTGTTCTTTCAGCACCTGAGACATACGCCATCGTTTTAAAAGAAACCATGCAGCCAGTGGGTAGCATAGGATTGATGATTGGCTCTGCAAGTCATATAGGGATTCCTGATACGGAGGCGGAGATTGGTTACTGGATAGGAGTTCCGTATTGGGGTCAGGGTCTTATCCCAGAAGCAGTTCGAGAGATAATGAGACATGCATTTGATGACTTGAATCTGGAGAAATTGTGGTGCGGTTATTTTGACGGCAATACAAAGTCACAGAGAGTTCAGGAAAAATGCGGCTTCCGTTATCATCATACAAAAGAGAACGTTCCATGTGCTTTGGAAGGTGTTCTTCGCACAGAACATATAACCTGTTTATCAAAGCCAGAATGGATTTCATTTAAGTAAATCACTGCTTGTACGAGCTGAGGCATCAGTGAAGTAGAAGTAGATGTTTCATTAATGTGACAAGGTACAACAGAATGTTAAAAAGTGATTTGAGGGAAACCGTTGTAATAAAACTTAAAGTAAATCTTGCTTTTAAGTATGAAACTTATTTCAAAAAATTAGGCGGTAAGGAAGATAACAGTTATATTATCGCTATAGAAAAAGAGCAATGAAAAAATTTTCATCGCTCTTTTTCTTCATCGCTACTTATATTTTGATTATTTTGAAATATATAGAATTTCAAAAGTCGGTAGGTGTTTATCAGGTTTATTGGTATAAAATGTAAAGATACATTTTTTCCATTTATCGGGATTAAAAACTACAATTTTACCACTTTCATCATTTTGTAATTGCTCATAAATAGTAAATGTCTTTAAAGTTTCAGAAACTTTTATATCAACGACTTCTAATGTGACATACTTGGCCGAATCAAAATGATCCGACAATTCGACTGATGTGGTTACTCCAATTTCAATATTTTGCCAACCAAAAGAAGTTAAAATATTATCAAAATAACCATCAAATATAAATTTGGTCATTCCATTAGTTTCTTTCCAAATATATAATGGACAATAACTATTAAATAGTTGACCTTCAGATTTTTCAGAGATTAAATAGACTTTTAAAAATAAATCTTCAAAACCATCCATCAAATGCCCTGTCTTTTGGACACGTTGTCTAATGATATTCATATCATAATCAGCTGGTAATTTTATAGTGTATTGCATTGCTTGCATGGAAGTACCTCTTTTCTAATTTATTAATTATAGTAAATATGATTTCTGTAATTTTGAATAATACTTAATTATGATATAATTATCATAAAAAATGATAAGGTGTTTTAGATGAATTTTAATGATATGAAAATCTTTGTGACAATCTATGAAACAAAATCTATAAATAAAAGTTCAAAGATTTTACAATATGCACAATCAAATTTAAGCGCTAGATTAAAAGTGATTGAAACTGAACTGGGGGCCAAGCTATTTCTTAGAAATTATAATGGATTGGTTCCAACTGAAAAAGGAGACTTGTTTTATCAATTTTGTAAGGAAACTTCCAATAATTTGGAGAATTTAAAAAAGAGGATTTCAAAAGCAAAAGTAAGAGTTTTAATTTCAGAATTATTATTAAATCATGATATTAATAATTTGCACACAATTGATTTAGGTATAAGTGATATCACTATCAAAAAAACTTCAGAAATACCAAGTGTCGCTCAGCAAGAAGATTTTGATAAGATTTTTTGTTTTCAAGAAATTAAAAATCTTAAAAATTATGATGAAATTCTAGGAAACATTGAAGCAATGTATTTTTGCTCAAGCAATCAATTGGTTGCCAAGGAGACACCTTTTTTAATTAATAAAGATGAAAATTGTCCTTTTAGAAAAAGAACCGTAAGAGAGTTCGCTCATTTAAAAGAGTTTGTAGAAATTGATTCATTTGAAAATATTATTACCTTAGTTGAAAAAGGACAAGGAATTGCCTTGTTACCCACATGGTTGAAAAATAGATTGAACATAAAACCTTATACTCAAGATTTTGTTAACATTCCTTTTTATCAGTATGGAAAGAAAGTTTAAAATAACTATTTTATATAGATAAAGCAAAGGTATCCAATAACCAAACTAGGGATTTTCCATGAGTTTATTTAAATAAAAAGGTTTATGATATATATTCTTATGTTAAATTAAGAAATAATCGGTAACTCTCTATTTTTTGGGGC
This Granulicatella adiacens ATCC 49175 DNA region includes the following protein-coding sequences:
- a CDS encoding DUF4865 family protein — its product is MQAMQYTIKLPADYDMNIIRQRVQKTGHLMDGFEDLFLKVYLISEKSEGQLFNSYCPLYIWKETNGMTKFIFDGYFDNILTSFGWQNIEIGVTTSVELSDHFDSAKYVTLEVVDIKVSETLKTFTIYEQLQNDESGKIVVFNPDKWKKCIFTFYTNKPDKHLPTFEILYISK
- a CDS encoding VOC family protein, translating into MHHIEIYVSNLENTKEFYSWILSVLGFELFQVWKDGFSYKKDEFYIVFVQTKEKYLNNKYNRCNIGLNHLAFRCQTKDKIDQIRKNLIQRNIVLLYDDKYPYAGGAEHYAVYFEDPDRIKIEICLDELKNFQ
- a CDS encoding helix-turn-helix domain-containing protein, translating into MLRKLKDFSQEEIAEKIDISRQAYGKWESGETIPDIEKCAILADVYGVTIDSLIREHRVENTPLAPTPAGKHIFGTVAISERGQIVIPKEARELFGLTGGCKLVILGDENEGLALIRADKFETKIKDFLANAGMDTNK
- a CDS encoding GNAT family N-acetyltransferase, producing MVLEAERLILRPWEEKDAHDLFQYASNPEVGPITGWPVHTSVENSREIIKSVLSAPETYAIVLKETMQPVGSIGLMIGSASHIGIPDTEAEIGYWIGVPYWGQGLIPEAVREIMRHAFDDLNLEKLWCGYFDGNTKSQRVQEKCGFRYHHTKENVPCALEGVLRTEHITCLSKPEWISFK
- a CDS encoding alpha/beta fold hydrolase — encoded protein: MEAVKIVLIIILIIVAIASIAFGIYWYRNIHWYDKYEKALKEVHVAEKQVTLPTGSNINYGEVENDKPPLLLIHGQMSIWEDYALVMPELSRNWHIYAVDVYGHGESSHDESLYYLDVNGDDLIWFINNVIGKPTVVSGHSNGAITAAYVAAYGGENIAGVVLEDPPIFSTEGEGWEDSFAYKDTFKSLHEYNKSDKTECWEAYYLRHCYWGQLFMKNAMPGIANYAQGYHDKHPDKAVKIGFLPSSIWSVFEYAREYDFAYGERFYDLSWNHGLKHEDILSDIEVPCVYIHAKEQVAYDGTYLCAASSEQAERAVSYIGENCSLVETDTSDHVIHTVHSDFYIQSVNSLQK
- a CDS encoding LysR family transcriptional regulator, which produces MNFNDMKIFVTIYETKSINKSSKILQYAQSNLSARLKVIETELGAKLFLRNYNGLVPTEKGDLFYQFCKETSNNLENLKKRISKAKVRVLISELLLNHDINNLHTIDLGISDITIKKTSEIPSVAQQEDFDKIFCFQEIKNLKNYDEILGNIEAMYFCSSNQLVAKETPFLINKDENCPFRKRTVREFAHLKEFVEIDSFENIITLVEKGQGIALLPTWLKNRLNIKPYTQDFVNIPFYQYGKKV
- a CDS encoding bleomycin resistance protein, giving the protein MDFNRMIPELSVFDIGRTKKFYSELGFKIEYERSEDKFVFISFQDSQFMFEQIHDDGWNIGELVYPLGRGINFSIAVDNIEELYQLVKSLNIELYRELTRNIYQVNGIEETQIEFLIQDPNGYLLRFTN